A genomic window from Salvia miltiorrhiza cultivar Shanhuang (shh) chromosome 5, IMPLAD_Smil_shh, whole genome shotgun sequence includes:
- the LOC130985398 gene encoding uncharacterized protein LOC130985398 yields the protein MMHHLVSKASRRVLYSVGALYRNASCSSMATKHYFGVVPTLRMNFESTQKVPVTKKFLKWGSLEFCRNLSFATGFAPLKAKPLETIIDVERAKKKSPEELADIWDDFHLGRGHIGISMKAKLYYLLEQRASDCRYFVIPLWKGNGYTTMFVQVEMPHMLFTGLEDYKARGTQAAPYLTASYYKEFAESKDLVLVRGDVVFTSKLSDEEAKWLLEAAQSFYLNDVRYKLVERFNKQTREFEFKDVLHALEMPIL from the exons ATGATGCATCACTTAGTGTCCAAGGCTTCGAGGAGGGTATTGTATTCGGTTGGAGCTCTCTATCGCAATGCTTCATGTTCTTCTATGGCTACAAAACATTATTTTGGTGTAGTTCCAACTCTGCGAATGAATTTTGAGAGTACACAAAAGGTTCCagttaccaaaaaattcttgAAATGGGGATCTCTGGAGTTCTGCAGGAACTTGAGCTTTGCGACTGGGTTCGCACCCTTGAAGGCAAAGCCTTTGGAGACAATTATAGACGTCGAAAGGGCTAAGAAGAAATCACCTGAAGAACTCGCTGACATTTGGGATGAT TTTCATTTAGGAAGAGGTCATATTGGTATATCAATGAAAGCAAAATTGTACTACCTGCTTGAACAAAGAGCTTCGGATTG CCGATATTTTGTGATTCCATTGTGGAAAGGAAATGGGTACACCACAATGTTTGTGCAAG TTGAGATGCCACACATGCTTTTCACTGGTCTTGAAGATTATAAAGCAAGGGGAACCCAAGCTGCTCCATACTTGACAGCGTCGTATTACAAAGAATTTGCAGAAAGCAAGGACTTGGTGCTTGTTCGTGGTGATGTTGTGTTCACTAGCAAGCTGAGTGATGAAGAAGCAAAGTGGCTCTTGGAGGCTGCTCAATCTTTTTACCTGAATGATGTCAGGTATAAACTGGTCGAGCGTTTCAACAAACAAACTCGCGAATTTGAGTTCAAGGACGTTTTGCACGCTTTAGAGATGCCGATATTGTAG
- the LOC130985399 gene encoding sodium/calcium exchanger NCL-like, with translation MAILVPSLVFYSLLSVTDTVAGRILRLNASDNSISDGVDADGIHPPFLNSGRALPLVTSNCVHSYGFFPCADNIGGYIFQIVVYQYLLIIGGKLIGRGSKALFNILGTGVYGASVFRILAVLPKIAMVIVSGVLKSKESAQESVSSGVGVYAGSTVFNLTIVWGMCVIFGRKEFLADKSAAAHHHSSAWLFKQKISQLKDTGTTLDKKTCYTAGIMLLSLIPYIIVQVANVFDSSFGTQMVILIALVVSTLMLLSYFLYQIFDPWIQERSLEYSKYENLLVGFLQHVQRHAKEKLVDDSGQPNIPVIKGLFDQTDQDADRCITLHELEKLIQEIQSGKVEVEKGYAISEMLKTFDLNRDGRIEEDEFVEGCTKWINEASRLAEKGDSKKKKIEGKAEIEHLMARILKHAHREELEAEHLVTDDGRPNMERIKALFNQFDRDRSNSLSRPELEQLIRTSTVTSGGDSQLHHQEMVKKLVKDFDKDGDDIVDEQEFVHGMTKWLNKAMDVTKCKDAKRSIDEFDKIMWGEVDNLVYEGGGNESRRLKVLTWGSSKSIFQVMLGIAIVTFLSGPLKTSIQQFSHAIGVPAFFVSFVVVPISLNALSAISAIFPASQKSSRTSSLTFSEIYGGVVMNNIMGLSTLLAIVYIKGLKWDYSAEVLTILVVCAIIGILAYSQTTYPLWTCFLAFFLYPFSLLMYYVFQYVLGWN, from the exons ATGGCTATCCTCGTACCAAGTCTAGTCTTTTACTCACTGTTGTCTGTAACTGATACTGTCGCTGGTCGTATTCTGAGGCTTAATGCTTCAGATAATTCAATCTCTGATGGGGTTGATGCTGATGGGATTCACCCTCCATTTCTCAACTCCGGGAGAGCTCTTCCCCTCGTCACTAGCAACTGCGTGCATAGTTATGGCTTCTTCCCATGTGCAGACAACATAGGGGGCTATATTTTTCAGATAGTTGTTTATCAGTATTTGTTGATCATTGGAGGAAAGCTAATCGGCCGAGGGAGCAAGGCACTCTTCAACATCTTAGGTACCGGTGTTTATGGTGCTAGTGTTTTTCGTATACTCGCAGTGTTGCCAAAGATAGCTATGGTAATTG TATCTGGAGTTCTGAAGAGCAAAGAGAGTGCTCAAGAGTCAGTTTCATCCGGGGTAGGCGTATATGCTGGATCCACTGTCTTCAATCTTACTATAGTGTGGGGAATGTGTGTGATATTTGGCAGAAAAGAGTTTCTTGCTGATAAGTCTGCTGCTGCTCATCATCATTCCTCAGCTTGGCTGTTCAAACAAAAAATATCACAGTTGAAAG ATACAGGAACAACACTCGACAAAAAGACATGTTACACTGCTGGAATCATGCTTCTGTCCTTGATCCCTTACATTATAGTGCAAGTGGCCAATGTCTTCGACTCATCATTTGGGACACAAATGGTGATCTTGATCGCCCTCGTCGTTTCAACGCTGATGCTGCTCTCATACTTCTTGTATCAG ATTTTTGATCCTTGGATCCAGGAAAGGAGTTTGGAGTATTCCAAGTATGAGAATCTGCTTGTGGGATTTCTGCAGCACGTGCAGAGGCACGCGAAAGAGAAGCTCGTTGATGACAGCGGCCAACCTAACATCCCAGTCATTAAAGG GTTATTTGATCAGACAGACCAAGATGCTGATAGATGCATAACGTTACATGAATTAGAAAAACTGATTCAGGAGATTCAGTCTGGGAAAGTGGAAGTGGAGAAAGGTTATGCCATTTCAGAAATGTTGAAAACCTTTGATCTCAACCGAGATGGAAGAATCGAAGAAGACGAGTTTGTAGAGGGATGCACGAAATGGATAAATGAAGCCTCGCGCCTAGCTGAGAAGGGTGATtccaagaagaaaaaaattgaaggaaaGGCTGAAATTGAGCATCTAATGGCAAGGATATTGAAGCACGCCCACAGGGAAGAGCTTGAAGCAGAACATCTTGTCACAGATGATGGAAGGCCTAATATGGAGCGAATCAAAGC TCTGTTCAACCAATTCGACAGAGACAGAAGCAACTCGCTGTCGCGGCCTGAGCTGGAACAGTTGATTCGTACTAGTACAGTGACAAGCGGAGGAGATTCACAGCTGCATCATCAAGAAATGGTGAAGAAGTTGGTCAAGGATTTCGATAAGGATGGCGATGACATTGTTGACGAACAAGAATTCGTTCATGGAATGACTAAATGGCTTAACAAAGCCATGGATGTGACCAAATGCAAAGATGCAAAGAGATCAATTGATGAATTTGACAAG ATTATGTGGGGAGAAGTTGACAATCTAGTGTATGAAGGTGGTGGGAATGAGAGTAGGCGTTTGAAGGTATTGACATGGGGTTCAAGCAAATCCATATTCCAAGTGATGTTAGGCATTGCTATAGTGACATTTCTCTCTGGACCTCTCAAGACCAGCATCCAACAATTCTCACACGCCATCGGCGTGCCTGCCTTCTTCGTCTCCTTCGTCGTCGTCCCCATTTCCTTGAATGCACTCTCAGCAATATCAGCAATATTCCCAGCAAGCCAGAAGAGCTCAAGAACCTCTTCTTTGACATTTTCAGAG ATATATGGTGGGGTGGTGATGAACAACATCATGGGATTGTCAACACTTTTGGCTATTGTATATATAAAGGGATTGAAATGGGATTATTCAGCTGAGGTGCTGACAATTTTGGTGGTTTGTGCAATAATTGGAATTCTTGCATATTCACAAACTACATATCCACTGTGGACATGCTTCTTGGCTTTTTTCCTCTACCCATTCTCCTTGCTAATGTATTATGTTTTTCAATATGTGTTAGGCTGGAATTAA
- the LOC130985400 gene encoding probable pre-mRNA-splicing factor ATP-dependent RNA helicase DEAH9, translating to MSRFWKPGTEKPRFVEDEEGGVLFYTSAASSSSGHGHASMERQRQRLPVYKYRTAILYLVETHGTTIVVGETGSGKTTQIPQFLKEAGWADGGRMIACTQPRRLAVQSVASRVAEEMGVKLGEEVGYTIRFEDITDAELTRIKFLTDGVLLREMMDDPLLSKYSVIMVDEAHERSLSTDILLGLLKKIQRRRPELRLIISSATIEAKSIAAFFNNSRRLQGRDVEGHGPKKEPAILSVEGRGFNVQTSYVEEPVSDYIRAAVSTILSIHDQEPMGDILVFLTGKDDIDAAIQFITEDSNHRNQGLIVLALYSGLPRADQDLVFSPTPRGKRKVIISTNIAETSLTLEGVVYVVDCGFSKQRFYNPITDIENLVVAPISKASARQRAGRAGRVRPGKCYRLYTEEYYVNEMSSDGIPEIQRSNLVSCVIQLKALGIDNILGFDWPASPSPEALIRALEVLYSLGVIDDDAKLTSPAGFQIAEIPLDPMVSKMILASNDYGCSEEAITIAAVLSIQSIWYSVRGSEKELDEAKLRFAAAEGDHVTFLNVYRGFVESSKSSSWCHRNHINYHAMKKVDDIRKQLRRIAQRLGIALKSCDHDMQAVRKAVTAGFFSNACRLEAFSHNGSYKTIRGAQEVYIHPSSVLFRVNPKWVIYHSIVSTERQYMRNVITIDPSWLPEAAPHFYHRQQLDPRLHS from the exons ATGTCAAGATTCTGGAAGCCGGGAACAGAGAAACCTCGCTTTGTCGAGGATGAAGAAGGCGGCGTTTTGTTCTACACCTCCGCCGCATCTTCTTCATCGGG GCATGGGCACGCGAGCATGGAGAGACAGAGACAGAGGCTCCCAGTGTACAAGTACAGGACCGCCATTCTGTATTTAGTGGAGACGCACGGCACGACAATCGTCGTCGGAGAAACGGGCAGTGGAAAAACTACTCAAATCCCTCAG TTCTTGAAAGAAGCTGGATGGGCGGATGGTGGACGGATGATAGCATGCACGCAACCAAGGCGATTGGCTGTTCAG TCTGTCGCTTCAAGAGTTGCTGAAGAGATGGGCGTTAAGCTTGGGGAAGAAGTTGGTTACACAATTCGGTTTGAAGATATTACAGATGCT GAACTCACACGAATAAAATTTCTCACTGATGGAGTCTTGCTAAGGGAAATGATGGATGATCCTCTATTAAGCAAGTATAG TGTTATCATGGTAGATGAAGCTCATGAACGGTCTCTTTCCACGGACATTTTGTTAGGTCTCCTAAAAAAG ATTCAACGGCGTCGACCGGAGCTTCGCCTTATCATCTCATCTGCTACAATTGAGGCAAAATCAATCGCTGCCTTCTTTAATAACAG CCGAAGGCTTCAAGGACGAGATGTTGAAGGACATGGACCAAAGAAAGAGCCTGCCATTCTATCCGTTGAG GGTAGAGGATTCAATGTGCAAACCTCTTATGTTGAGGAACCTGTTTCAGATTATATTCGAGCTGCAGTTTCGACCATTCTTTCTATTCATGACCAG GAGCCAATGGGAGACATTCTTGTATTTCTTACTGGTAAAGATGATATTGATGCTGCAATTCAGTTCATTACGGAAGATTCTAATCACAGAAATCAAG GATTGATTGTTTTAGCTCTGTATTCTGGACTGCCGCGTGCTGATCAG GATCTTGTGTTTTCTCCAACTCCTCGTGGGAAGAGAAAAGTGATAATATCGACAAATATAGCAGAGACATCCTTAACATTGGAG GGCGTTGTCTATGTTGTTGACTGTGGGTTCTCAAAGCAACGGTTCTATAACCCT ATAACTGATATTGAAAATCTGGTCGTGGCCCCAATATCAAAGGCTTCAGCTCGACAACGGGCTGGGAGGGCGGGAAGAGTTAGACCTGGAAAGTGTTACAG GCTCTACACTGAAGAATATTATGTAAATGAGATGTCTTCTGATGGTATACCAGAGATACAGAGGTCAAACCTTGTTTCGTGTGTTATTCAG TTAAAAGCCTTAGGGATAGACAATATTTTGGGGTTCGACTGGCCAGCATCACCCTCGCCTGAAGCACTGATCAGAGCACTTGAAGTGTTGTATTCCCTTGGAGTTATTGATGACGATGCAAAACTTACATCTCCTGCTGGATTCCAAATTGCTGAAATTCCACTA GATCCAATGGTTTCCAAAATGATTTTAGCTTCAAACGATTATGGATGTTCTGAGGAAGCCATCACTATTGCTGCTGTGCTGTCCATACAG TCGATCTGGTATTCTGTCAGGGGATCAGAAAAGGAACTGGATGAAGCCAAGTTGAGATTTGCTGCTGCTGAG GGTGATCATGTTACCTTCTTAAACGTGTATAGAGGATTTGTTGAGTCTAGTAAATCTTCGAGTTGGTGTCACAGGAATCACATAAACTACCATGCAATG AAAAAGGTTGACGATATCCGAAAACAGTTGAGAAGAATAGCACAACGTTTGGGCATAGCCCTAAAATCTTGTGACCATGATATGCAG GCAGTTAGGAAGGCAGTTACTGCTGGATTTTTCTCTAATGCCTGTCGTTTAGAA GCCTTCAGCCATAATGGGTCATACAAAACTATACGAGGTGCACAAGAAGTCTATATTCACCCTTCATCTGTGTTATTCAG AGTGAATCCAAAGTGGGTGATCTACCATTCTATTGTCTCGACTGAACGTCAGTACATGCGCAATGTGATCACTATAGACCCCTCGTGGCTACCAGAGGCTGCTCCACACTTCTATCACCGCCAACAGCTCGATCCTAGATTGCACTCTTAG
- the LOC130985395 gene encoding peroxidase 19, translated as MSLSSTSLILIIFVIASSAATSRGRKPRYELSVDFYAKSCPQLDRLVASVTSQQFKEAPVSAPATIRLFFHDCFVQGCDASVLISSKSGSKEELAERDAEDNKELAQEAFDSITKAKALVETNCPGVVSCADILAIAARDFVHLAGGPYYQVKKGRWDGKISIASKVASNLPRANASVDELVRLFNSKGLTLQDMVILSGAHTIGFAHCKQFVSRLYDYRGTKQPDPSIDPRLLKALKMSCPHYGGNTDIVAPFDVTTPFAFDNAYYGNLMAKLGLLASDQALFFDPRTKALVQEMAKDKSKFFQAFGAAMDKMGSIGVKRGTRHGEKRKLCSLHMG; from the exons atgtctCTCTCCTCCACATCTCTCATTCTCATCATCTTTGTAATAGCGTCGTCTGCAGCCACGAGCCGCGGCCGCAAGCCTCGCTACGAGCTCTCGGTTGATTTCTACGCCAAGTCATGCCCGCAGCTGGACCGCCTCGTCGCCTCCGTCACCTCGCAGCAGTTCAAGGAAGCCCCCGTCTCAGCCCCCGCCACCATCCGCCTCTTCTTCCACGACTGCTTCGTGCAAGGATGCGATGCGTCGGTGCTGATTTCATCCAAATCCGGGAGCAAGGAGGAGTTGGCAGAGAGGGATGCAGAGGATAACAAGGAGTTAGCACAAGAGGCCTTCGACAGCATCACTAAAGCCAAAGCATTGGTGGAGACCAACTGCCCTGGTGTCGTCTCCTGCGCAGACATTCTCGCCATTGCAGCTCGAGATTTTGTCCATTTG GCTGGAGGGCCATATTATCAAGTGAAGAAAGGGAGATGGGATGGAAAGATATCGATAGCTTCAAAGGTAGCATCCAATCTCCCACGCGCAAATGCAAGCGTGGACGAGCTGGTTAGGCTCTTCAACTCCAAGGGCCTAACGCTCCAAGACATGGTGATCTTGTCGGGGGCTCACACCATAGGTTTCGCGCACTGCAAGCAGTTCGTGAGCCGCCTCTATGACTACAGAGGCACAAAGCAGCCTGACCCTTCCATTGATCCAAGGCTGCTAAAGGCCCTCAAAATGTCCTGCCCACACTATGGAGGCAACACTGATATTGTTGCACCATTTGATGTCACAACTCCTTTTGCATTCGACAACGCCTATTATGGGAACCTCATGGCTAAATTGGGGTTGTTGGCTTCTGATCAAGCACTCTTCTTCGACCCTAGAACTAAGGCTTTGGTGCAGGAAATGGCTAAGGATAAAAGCAAGTTTTTTCAGGCATTTGGTGCGGCTATGGACAAAATGGGATCCATTGGTGTCAAGAGGGGCACAAGGCATGGAGAGAAAAGAAAACTTTGCTCTTTGCACATGGGATGA
- the LOC130985397 gene encoding apoptosis inhibitor 5-like protein API5, producing MAEASDEAKDIEKLYEYGERLNEVKDKSKHTEDYENIIKAAKSSSVKSRQLAAQLIPRFFKHFPGLSVNAVHAHLDLCEAEEIGIRVQAIRGLPLFCKDTPEHVSKIVDILAQLLTAEENVERDAVNKALLSLLRQDVRASLTALFKHIESVDEQLTDENLRARTLLFIRDKVFPLKAELLKPSEQMERHITDLIKKSLQDVTGAEFNMFMDFLKSLSMFGEKARPERIQELIEIIESQADLDAQFDDSDGDHIDRLISCLFMALPFFERGASNSKFFKYLNKHIFPVFDKLPEERKVDLLKNLAEGSPYTSPQDSRLILPAVVQLLKKTMPRRKSGEEMNFTYVECLLYTFHHLAQKAPNATNSLCGYKIVTGQPSDRLGEDFSEQYKDFSERLNCVEDLVRATTKKLTQGMAEHSKALAAAVSDESKASIKTEKQNTATGLRTCNNILAMTQPLHAKTPSFIGDKRINLSWTDAVKPSGTSTVTTTGGKRPGQNGAGNSPLKRGRGGGSSQNQNQVSSRAFQGSYGGRSPGGRGRGRGRGRGGHGRGRGWGRGF from the exons ATGGCAGAAGCTTCCGACGAGGCGAAGGACATTGAGAAGCTCTACGAGTATGGCGAACGCCTCAACGAAGTCAAAGACAAGTCTAAG CATACTGAAGATTACGAGAATATAATAAAAGCGGCGAAGAGCAGCAGTGTAAAATCCAGGCAATTAGCTGCGCAGCTGATCCCTCGGTTCTTCAAGCACTTTCCCGGACTATCGGTTAATGCAGTCCACGCTCATCTTGATTTGTGTGAAGCTGAAGAGATTGGG ATTCGGGTGCAAGCAATTCGTGGACTACCACTTTTCTGTAAGGACACGCCTGAGCATGTTTCCAAAATTGTTGACATTCTTGCACAGCTCCTTACCGCTG AGGAAAATGTGGAGCGTGATGCTGTGAATAAAGCACTTTTGTCTTTATTGAGACAGGATGTTCGAG CTTCCTTGACAGCGCTATTTAAGCATATTGAGAGTGTTGACGAGCAACTAACAGATGAAAATCTACGTGCAAGGACCTTACTTTTCATTAGAGACAAG GTCTTTCCACTTAAAGCTGAGCTCTTGAAACCCAGCGAGCAAATGGAAAGGCATATAACTGATTTGATAAAAAAG AGCCTACAAGATGTTACCGGAGCCGAATTTAATATGTTCATGGATTTCTTGAAAAGCTTGAGCATGTTTGGTGAGAAAGCTCGTCCAGAGAGGATACAGGAACTGATTGAAATTATAGAAAGCCAAGCTGATCTGGATGCACAATTCGAT GATTCAGATGGAGACCATATAGATCGACTGATTTCATGCCTGTTTATGGCTCTTCCATTTTTTGAG AGGGGTGCATCTAATAGCAAGTTTTTCAAATATCTGAACAAGCACATTTTTCCAGTATTTGATAAG CTTCCTGAAGAACGAAAAGTGGACCTGCTTAAAAACCTTGCAGAGGGTTCACCTTATACCTCCCCACAAGACTCCAGACTAATTCTACCTGCTGTGGTTCAGCTCCTAAAG AAGACCATGCCTCGAAGAAAATCAGGGGAAGAGATGAATTTTACTTATGTTGAGTGCTTGCTATATACATTCCACCATCTAGCTCAAAAG GCACCTAATGCGACTAATAGTTTATGTGGTTACAAGATTGTGACTGGACAACCGTCAGATAGGCTGGGGGAGGACTTCTCAGAGCAATATAAAGATTTCTCGGAGCG ATTAAATTGTGTTGAAGACCTAGTTCGTGCCACCACGAAAAAGTTGACTCAGGGAATGGCAGAGCATAGCAAAGCATTGGCAGCTGCTGTATCTGACGAGTCTAAGGCTAGCATT AAAACAGAAAAGCAAAACACTGCAACTGGTTTAAGAACTTGCAATAATATCTTGGCTATGACACAG CCTCTGCATGCGAAAACACCCTCATTTATTGGAGATAAGAGAATAAATCTGTCTTGGACGGACGCGGTGAAGCCTTCGGGCACATCAACTGTTACCACCACAGG AGGGAAGCGTCCTGGACAAAACGGTGCTGGTAATAGTCCACTAAAGAGGGGGCGTGGAGGGGGCAGTAGTCAAAACCAAAACCAGGTATCTAGTAGAGCATTTCAAGGATCATATGGAGGGAGATCACCTGGGGGCCGGGGCCGAGGCCGAGGCAGGGGACGAGGTGGACATGGGAGGGGGAGAGGATGGGGACGAGGATTCTGA
- the LOC130985401 gene encoding sodium/calcium exchanger NCL2-like, whose translation MMGMAKMSITCVVLLLVSHVAHSRVIREEQWWGASATETCQPTYGFLPCSSNVWGLLFLVVVFEILLTFGGQYVGIGSDLFFQTIGPGIFGASLFQFLGTIPQIVVILVTVLSGSKEAAQERATLGMGLVAGSTVLILTLIWGVAVILASYDLSEAPTIDKSGSQKTTPKGYGIVTDVETSYTARIMLIPLIPFLILLLAQAFSSSSVKRVILLIALIVSVMLLFGFILYQAFQPWIQSRRFEYLMSKYAKDKLLRLLSRNGRPDTKKIQDLFKQIDKDKSTSISAAELRVLLLGVRMDEGDLSTDRDVENILVSFDTTGDGRINQEEFVEGMTKLLADLAKERINRIKGTNSQDNDPLQQGLLGGSNSSSGSRSQSAITTWLNYLKALSLVILGIALMCAFAEPLITSVVGFATAANLPNFSVSYLVIPLAMNYRVAVQTFASSRLKTQNSISLTLSALYNSVYMNNVVSLIVFLAPVYALNLSVDVFAEVLVVITMNTVMTALTGFRTSFPRWLGYVVLLLYPVSLASTYVLTYVLGWP comes from the exons ATGATGGGCATGGCGAAGATGAGCATAACTTGTGTGGTGCTTCTACTTGTGAGCCACGTAGCTCACAGCCGTGTGATTAGGGAGGAGCAGTGGTGGGGTGCGAGCGCGACGGAGACGTGCCAGCCGACTTACGGGTTCTTGCCGTGCTCCAGCAATGTGTGGGGGCTGCTCTTTCTGGTTGTCGTCTTTGAAATCCTGCTCACCTTCGGCGGCCAATACGTCGGCATCGGATCCGACCTCTTCTTCCAAACCATCGGCCCCGGCATATTTGGAGCCAGTTTGTTTCAGTTTCTTGGCACAATCCCGCAGATTGTCGTGATTCTTG TAACGGTGCTTTCGGGGTCCAAAGAGGCTGCTCAAGAAAGGGCCACACTTGGAATGGGACTTGTTGCAGGATCAACGGTTTTGATTCTGACACTGATATGGGGTGTCGCCGTTATCCTTGCTAGCTATGATCTCTCAGAGGCTCCAACTATCGACAAATCTGGAAGCCAGAAAACCACACCAAAAG GTTATGGTATTGTAACGGATGTTGAGACGAGCTACACTGCACGGATAATGTTGATACCCTTGATTCCATTTCTCATCCTTTTGCTAGCACAAGCTTTCAGCTCATCATCAGTGAAAAGAGTGATTCTTCTCATTGCACTAATCGTCTCAGTCATGTTGCTTTTCGGTTTCATCTTATATCAG GCATTCCAGCCTTGGATTCAGTCCCGTAGATTCGAGTATTTGATGAGTAAATATGCAAAGGACAAGCTGCTGAGACTCTTATCCAGAAATGGCAGGCCTGATACTAAAAAAATACAAGA CCTGTTTAAGCAAATCGACAAGGACAAAAGCACGTCTATATCTGCAGCAGAACTTAGAGTTCTGCTCTTAGGTGTGAGGATGGATGAAGGTGATTTGAGCACAGACAGGGATGTCGAAAACATCTTGGTGTCTTTTGATACCACCGGAGATGGACGTATCAATCAGGAAGAATTTGTCGAAGGCATGACCAAATTACTCGCTGATCTGGCCAAAGAGAGAATAAACCGCATCAAAGGAACCAATTCTCAG GACAATGACCCATTACAACAGGGCTTGTTGGGTGGGAGTAACAGTTCGAGCGGAAGCAGAAGCCAAAGTGCTATAACTACTTGGCTGAATTATCTGAAAGCTCTTTCCTTGGTGATTCTCGGGATTGCATTGATGTGCGCTTTTGCAGAGCCACTGATCACCAGTGTTGTGGGTTTCGCCACAGCTGCAAATCTGCCTAACTTCTCTGTCTCATACTTGGTCATACCCTTAGCTATGAATTATCGAGTTGCAGTCCAAACATTCGCTTCATCCAGACTGAAGACGCAGAATTCCATTTCCTTGACACTCTCTGCA CTTTACAATAGTGTGTACATGAACAACGTGGTGAGTTTGATTGTATTCCTTGCACCAGTCTATGCTCTGAATCTGTCCGTAGATGTGTTTGCAGAAGTTCTGGTAGTTATTACGATGAACACTGTGATGACGGCTCTGACAGGCTTCCGCACCTCATTCCCTCGCTGGTTGGGTTATGTCGTTCTGCTCTTGTACCCGGTTTCTCTGGCATCAACCTATGTACTTACTTATGTTCTAGGATGGCCTTAG